The following is a genomic window from Parus major isolate Abel chromosome 14, Parus_major1.1, whole genome shotgun sequence.
CTTTGCAGGTCAGCATTCCTCTAGAAAACCCACAAGAGTTGTTCTCATATTTGAATGGATTTTTCTCTGACCCCTTTGAAGATGACTGCTGGATTGAGTTACACTGCTACCTTTAGCCTAATTGTGAATGCCTAATGAATAGCATGTATATGAGCTGATTATGTAAGAATGCttttgtcatggttttaaactaataactaaaaaaatgacttatttcttgctgtgagatatggattagaacaagagcaaaacagacttaaaacttaaaaggaataaagacagtttattaacaaactacaagaacACCAGAacaaacttccagaaaacccttttatctcCCACCACTTGACCttttctttgtacacatgacaacatagagacaaaaaactttagaactttggtggtcaAAAccagtcccaattcttgctagagtcttttcatcagtctttgtagagaaacagaagtctctttctgctaacctatggagtttctcacaagaaaactattgCTGTTATAGTTTCTATTGctctgatgtcagctgcccggaaatctgtcatcagatcttctcctcccatttcacatcactctgaggtgtgtatgggccatgagtttAGGGATggcattttaaggatgagttattcaaaggcaaaagtcttcatctgtctctgtgagctttcctggaaaaacagtttgctttttgccccccaaggcttcaaaatcttcactttaCCCAGTTCCAGCAACTCGCAGTATCACAAGTACTCCTCCCaatactctgtcatgaattaaaggagtctttttaAACTACTATTATCTATCTctatagctttaacagaaagatatttcagctgtaaagCATTCTCCttattctttcttatttaaaacttaactcttttcttcactgtttttaatGGTTCTATGATGTCtttttcatgttgattgtctctctttctctgtctttctgagaaaaggagtaatctgtacgttttatccaggtagtaaaagaattaaaagctttagaaaagctgcaagagttcatggtgtcaggtttcagtccagcagcagcagtaactgagcagctctgctttcttttcctcccccccaCTTTTCATCCTCTGTGGCCTTATCCGGCCGAGGATACGACAGGGCCTTGTTACCTTCTCAAAAGCCAACAACAAAAGAGCAAGAGAGCTCTGACTGTACATCTTAAGgaggtgttcacaggttgacttcactttttaatggtcgaaactgctgtcaattttagaaatgactgataattggtcaggagaaaagactcccatcagccaccagcagtttcaacttccttagctctcaaaaccaccttaaaggtaaagctaccccatgacagcTTTCCAGAATACTTCTGCAGAAAGGATTTTATAATGTTTTAGCAGCTCTAGCTTTACCTGAGAcatgacaaggaaaaaaataacttatttctCAGACACCTCCTGCATAATCAGCCAGGGAAGCAAACAGCTGTAGCTCCAAGGTCATGTAAATGATGCTCTTGCATCATGAATCTTGAAACACAAAAAGTGTGATAAGGACACAGCTTTTGTATGTTTAGTGTAAaatcctggaaataaaaaaaaaatactgtctaaGATCATTCAAAGTAACAGCTGTGCTCCTtggcacaaaagaaaaaaaaaagtctcgCAGATGCAACTGCCTGCACCAGACCTtagtaataaaattaattttttagagTCACAATCAGGTGTTTAGTCCTTCACAGCCAATGTTTTTCACCATCTCTCCACTGTTCTCAAGAGTCTCCAGATTCCCTTCAATCTGCTTATACTCCCATTTCTCACTTGTCACACAAGCTGACTGGACTACAAAAGGGAGGAAAGCACTGCTCCCTAGGGACACCTGATACCATGTAACCTTTCACAGTACTTCtcttccttcagcattttttagGCCTGGTGGGAAGATTTTCTGCATGAACTTAAGAGATGGGCTCAGTGACTCAAGCAGAATTGACTGGAAACACAAATGCCAAAAGCCAAAATTTAATACAAATCGAATGGGACAGAGTCTTTGGCTATGACATTTGATTTTACCACTACCCAAGGCTAACATGCAGCTAATTTTCCCTCTGATGCACTAGTAGTTGTAACTGAACTTATAAAGGAAACTTTATTTAAGAGCTGATTGCATATCCTGCCTAGCTGTCCAGAACCTAGCTTCAGCAACAaaaattttccctgtttttctaGAAACAACTGTCCTTACATCCCTAGGCTGTATTAAATAAtgatgtgcatttttttctatttcactgTACCTGTCTGTGACAGAGATGAATGAACAAAAATAGTTCTCGCTCACTTTCCCTCAAAGACTGTGAGCTGATGCACCTCCATGTCAGGGATGACACACTGCTGGTGTTTGCTGGATGCCAGACACTGCATTCACACAGACTCAGAGTGGAAGCATCCAGCTATCCACTGCTGGATCTTGATTCCAAACCATCCCCTGCTGTATGCATCCTCAGCTGCTAGAAAGGCATTGCTCTATTTAAAAGCaacaggagaaagggaaaatctCATATAAAAGACAGATTCTACAGTTAATGTCAATTCtacaggaaagaaagcagatcCTTCCACACTGCTGACCCTTTCAAAGGTGCCTCTCTCCAGTGTGAGCACAGAGGAGCAGTAATGTAGGCTGAGTTTTAGAGTCATATGCATAGTAGGCAGGTCTGGTTTAAACTTCTAGTTAAGGCACCCTGAAAGAGGATCCAGAGATTCATGCATTACATTTCCTATTGCACAGTGTCTTTCCACTGTTCTTCAGTTTACAGGAGATCTGGCACAGTTTTAGTCAAAGTGACTTTTCtagaagaaattaaagtgaAATTCTTGGGGAGTTGTGCAATTGAATAAACCTCTGTTAAGTGTCCCATGTGACTCTGAAGGGGATTCTGCTGAACCTTGGCTTTTCCTGCAAGCTCCCAAGCACTTCCGGATGAACTGGCCATTTTTCTTGCAGATGCTTCCCTTCAACTCCACAATCCTGGCAGATTTTGCAGCTTaaaggggggagaaaaaataagaatcaGTCATCTCATATAGTGAGGACTCAGTCTGCAAAGCATAGGGCAGGACTGAAtccctttcttctcctcctcaccATGCAAAGTTCTCTTACCTGTTTCCATAAGTTTCAgctctctgcacagctcctcctgcatcTTTTTCCTGTAGTCTCCAAACATGGCTCTCATGAGCTGACGCTTCTTCACCAGTGGAGCTTTGTCACTGCGCAGTGTCCTGATTGCCCTGAGAGCCTCCTCAGCTacagcaaaggagaaacaaCACACAGGTTAAGgctccctgctggctctgcccctGCATTCCTGCCAATGCCCCCCCCCAGGAGAAAGCTCTTCTTTACTTCAGTGCTTACCCTGCTTTGGAGTGGGTTTCTGTGTCTTCAAGCCAAGTTCCAGCTGGTTCACACACCAGTCCAcctctttctgcagctgctcatCTGACTGTTATCAACATGAGGCACAGTGAGCAAGAGGAAATAAGTCACTcaaaaattacagcagcagTTGTTATACAGGATGAAAGTGAACTCCATACAGTCAGAAGTATTCCAAATATCATGTTCTGGTGATCACTTTATAGACTTCATGGCATTTTCCCTCTAGTGTTTTTCATCAGATAAAGCACTGTGCAAATGTTTAGCTGCAACTCACTGTCTCTATTAGATGTATTTAATATGTGGCTGCCATTCAGAAGGTgctgttttctggaaaattgttcagctttcaaataaaaaaagatgggagaaataaacaataaaaaacccctATCCTCAAACCTGCACAAGATcaaaaaaatggacaaaatcAGAAACTGAGCCTTTCTTCTCAGCTCTTCTGTGCTTGCTCAACCAGAAATGCACgaggagaaggaagatgaaGCCCATGGAGATGGAGGAAGCCAAGCACCACTGAGGAAAGCCAGCTGGCTAACtcagcagtgggacagggaaACAGGGCTGCACCCTGGGACTGAGGCAATTCTTAACTGTTATGTACATGTAAATACAAATGCCCTCACGCTGTCTCCTTTTACCTACTACAGCGTCCTTCCAAAGGACTGGAAGGACTTTACCTGACCTTCAACTCTTCCAATGTCTCTCAACAGTGTTTATTGGCAGGACTGCAGGTGAAGCAGACCTTTGGATGGCATGCTCCAGAGGCAGGTGAACACTCAGTGCAATTTCCttgtaaaatattaagaaaaggAAGGTTTTGTGCAATCTTGTATTACAGTATTGCTCAGCTGGCACTGTTAATAACACCTGCACCAGTGctggaaagtaaaataaaatgaagacCTGGACCTTAGCAGAACAGAAAACCTCAGAGTGTGCCTTAATGTTGTGTTTACACATAACTTGCAACTTCAGTTGATTTCTGGGCCATGCCCTACAGAGGAACCCTCTTGGAAGCACCCTTGAGCTTTACCACAGGTCCTTGGCTACACCAAGTGGCAGTTCTGTCATGGCTTTGCTCGTTACACTACGAAAGCAATTCATCCTGCAACATGCAGACCAGAGCTACAGGGCCTGGCTCAGCATGCACAGGCACCAGCTTGGCACCAGCTGAAGACAGATACCtccatttcctatttttattttaaaaaacatggcATCCAGTTCCCCAGGATTAGCTGTCACAAGCCTAAATATGAAATCTTTCAGCACAAATTTGAAGGACCATTAATGTCCTTTGCGCTGGTTTGCTTTCTCAGCTGTGTAGCAGAGAAAGCAATCAGCTGCTAGAACATGTAAGCAGCAAGCACGGTCTTTCAGCTTCCATCTCAAGGCAGTATGCACATTGTTCATCTATGCAAAGAGATAAAATGTCTCTTTAGCTCAAGGGCTTAAAAATTATGGGATCCCACCAGTAATTAACTACCTGAGAGGTCTTCTCGTCCTGATGGgaagtatttgtattttgacAGCTGTTAGCTTCTGCCATTGCCTTCCTGTTGGTCtcagtttcttctgttttgtttctacTGACaggtggtttttgtttcttctttttcttcttctgggcAGCTCCACCTCCTGTCGATTTCTCTGTCACTGCCTCATCTGCAGGGGCTGTCTCTGTTTCGGGGATCTTTGATGTGACATGGCTTCTATCCTCTTTGGATGCATTCCCAGTCACTTGAGTCACCTCAGGCTCCTGCAAGGCTGTAgcctgtggcagagctgctgattcAGTAGGCAGTGAAGGATCTGCTACGTGCTCTGTATGTTGGCTTGCTGGAAGTAACTGAAGATGAGGACAGTCTTCATCTGTGATGGCAAAGTTGAAAGCAAACCTGGGTTCTTGCCCAGAGGCAGCAAACATCAAGGCTCCATTCCAGTTCTCCTGCTTGGTGGCTCTGACATTGTTTTGTACATGCTCAGCAACACTGTCACCAGGGTCAGCTTCTGGGTCAGTCTCAGAAAGTGTAAAATCAAACTGGAACCTGCTGCCAGATGATGTGAACAACTCTGGCTTTGCCTCAGGGGTTGGGTCAGACTGTTTCACACCATCTGTAGCCTGCCTCTTGCTTGGCTGTACTTGTACAACATCAGGGTTCATGCCtagaaaagacaaagaatatTGTTTCAATAATGGTGTTCTCAGTGCACCAGTTTCCTGCCATGGGGGTGCCACTCTAGCTTCCACTCTAAGGcactgcccagagaggtgacTCAATGCTGTAACCTAAGAAATCTACAGAAAAGAACCAAATCTCACCACCCCCCAAGGGACAGCTCAAGCTCACCTTTCTCTATACTCTTCTGACCCTCATCCATCTTGAGATGACAATCTCCAAACACATTGCTCACTTGTTGCTTCTCTGAAAGAGCAGTCTCAGGTGAACGCAGTACCTTGAAAATGTGTTGGGTCTCTTCTGCTGCActcagaaaacaagagaaacaagaaacagTTTACGGTGGGCCTTAAAATCCACACTGTGGTGTGCTGATAACTGACTCTTCTCTGAATATCCTCTGTGCTCATAGCACCCCTGACTAATCTATAACTAGCATTCAGTTGAAAGGGAACTCCATGTGCTTCTAGAAGCTCAAATACTGTGAGATGTTcctacagagggaaaaaaaaatcttaagtgCTTATCTTACACTGCAGCAAGTCCACTGCTCACGGCACAGATGCTACAGAGGGCTTAGCAATCTTTCCCTCAAGGTGAAGACAAATCCCAGAACCTAGCTCAGTGTCTCTTCTCTGGAAAACTGGAATGAATCTGAGTAGAAAGCATACCCTGGAAGGCAGGACTCTTGCTTGACTCTCTTACAAACCAGCCTGACTACAACAGGAATCCAAAGCTTTTGTGTTAAAACAAATTCTCCAAAAACCATAATTGTTCTGTGACAGTGGTCCCCACTACAATACAGTGTTGTAGTGTTTGCCTTACTTATTTTAGGCCACAGAACAATCTGAGAGTAGTACTGTGGAATGGGAACATCCTACCTCTCCGGCTGCAACGCCCAATCAGAgaaagaacctttccctaacATCCAGCCTAATAATCACCCCCTAACAtagctccagccattccctcaggtcctgccCCTGTCACAGAGAACAGAGATTGGAGTTGCCccacaggaggagctgcagccctggtgagctctgtgctccatctcctcttctccagctgaacaaaccaagtgcCCTCAACTGCTCCTCctatggcttcccctcaagacccttccccatcctcgTGTCCCTCCCCTGGACCTCTCTAACAGTTTTAGATCCTCCTTATATTGCGATGCCCCCAAGTACCCCCAGCACTTGAACTGAGGCTAccccagggaagggcagagcagagtCGGACAATCCCCTCCCCATCTCGGCCAGTGATGCTGGGCTGGATGCACCCCTGACCCCTGTGGTGGGATAGAAGTGCGATGTACCTTCACAGCATCGGTGTGTCAGGGTCCTGAGCACATGTACCCTTATTTCAAGAGATTTGGCTAGCTGTAACCCAGTTACACAAGAGATAGAGAACGCTCCAGTgagctgctcccctccctcaccTGGGAGCTACTCTAAGCTGAGTACCTCATGCATACAAGTGCTACAGCCAAATAACTCATTGATCCAGACCCTGAATTCCTGTTTAGGGCTTGAATGTGCCTCCTCACCAGACTTCTCCAGTGACTGTGACTTCAGGGAAAGCCTGGGTACCATCAGTAGCAcctgctcagctctcctggctcaTGTACGGTGCAAAAGGGCCCTGCTCCTGTTGGCCCattcctgtgctcagctcctgcctcccctccaggagctgccttccctgctgctgggcactAGGGACCACCAGCAAGGAAATGTGTGTAACAAAACGGTCTGATCACAGAACAGGTTGGGCAGAAACTTTAAAGCTCATTCacccatgccatgggcagggacactttccactatcccacGTTactccaagctccatccaacctgaccttggacacttccaggggtccaggggcagccacagtttctctgggcactgtgtgccagggcctcccctcctcctcagAGGGAACAATTGCTTCCTAGTATCTGATCTAAGCATAACCTTTGTCAGTGGGAAGCcgttcccccttgtcctgtcactccagacccttgtcccaagtccctctccaactctcctggagctcctttaggccctggaaggggctttgaggtctccccagagccctctcttctccaggctaaacaacctcAACCCTCTCAGCCTTAATTCTTTTTGGAGCCTGATGCTCAAGATAAGGGTGTGGGCACCTATCAATTACCGCTCCATCCTCAGGTGCACCAGCAAACACTCATCTGAGCATCTTACACAGGGTTCACAGCCCTCTCCCAAGGTTAGGTACtgaccagcagcaggatgtgtgtCTGCAGCTCTACAAATTGGACTGATGAGATCAAACTATGACCTTACAGGATTTTACCTTCTATGAAATTTTTCCCTGGAACAAGCTGCACAAAAATAAACCTACTGGTGTTTAAGGTCCAGACACACTGGCACAGTATTTCCTtaagatggaaaacaaaggcagagctgTAGCAGAACCAACCAAGCCATTACATGGGAAAACGAATACACAACGaagaatacagaaaacaggGAGAACAAATACTAAATGAATGAAAGGCAAAACTGCTGCCAGAAACACAGTCCTTAAAGCCCAATGCTTTGTGTTGTTCTGTGTTTagaaaaaatcctaaataacACAAGAACAGGGAAcataaaggagagaaaaaccagaaaaacaccCAGATCTGCGAAATCACACCCAAGACCAGAATATGGGGGGTGTGGGATGGGAAAGAGGAACATACCTCTTTTGGGGTGTGGAGTGAGGTGGAGATCTGCCTCCAGTTGTGAAATGCAccactccagctcctcctggaacACACCTTGGGAAGCCTTAGACTTTGTGTGGAGAAGGCAGAATGTTTAGAAGCACAAATCTCTCATCTCCAATACTGACTCCAAAACTGAGTTTTCTGAGGCCTTCTCTCACAAGAGATCAGGCTTTACACTGGATGTGTGCTGTGTAACAGTTAATTTATACCATAAATCAACACAGCACAGG
Proteins encoded in this region:
- the AMDHD2 gene encoding N-acetylglucosamine-6-phosphate deacetylase isoform X4 — protein: MAKSNFACGCCCRASDPLWPGGFGVDFSLATDDFKSGIDLVSQKILSHGVTSFCPTLVTSPPSVYHQVLPQISVRNGGGHGAGILGAHLEGPFISKEKKGAHPEHCLRTFEAGAFQDLLATYGSLDCVQIVTLAPEMKRSSEVIRELTKRGICVSLGHSVANLSQAEEAVQHGATFITHLFNAMLPFHHRDPGIVGLLTSDKIPAGRRVFYGMISDGIHTNPAALRIAHRAHPKGLVLVTDAMAGMGLAPGRHTLGQQVVEIDGLNTYIAGTKTLSGSVATMDTCVRHFQEATGCSAETALEAASLHPAQLLGIEHKKGTLNYDSDAAEETQHIFKVLRSPETALSEKQQVSNVFGDCHLKMDEGQKSIEKGMNPDVVQVQPSKRQATDGVKQSDPTPEAKPELFTSSGSRFQFDFTLSETDPEADPGDSVAEHVQNNVRATKQENWNGALMFAASGQEPRFAFNFAITDEDCPHLQLLPASQHTEHVADPSLPTESAALPQATALQEPEVTQVTGNASKEDRSHVTSKIPETETAPADEAVTEKSTGGGAAQKKKKKKQKPPVSRNKTEETETNRKAMAEANSCQNTNTSHQDEKTSQSDEQLQKEVDWCVNQLELGLKTQKPTPKQAEEALRAIRTLRSDKAPLVKKRQLMRAMFGDYRKKMQEELCRELKLMETAAKSARIVELKGSICKKNGQFIRKCLGACRKSQGSAESPSESHGTLNRGLFNCTTPQEFHFNFF
- the AMDHD2 gene encoding N-acetylglucosamine-6-phosphate deacetylase isoform X2, giving the protein MPSNKSVSDAPIVQFTNCRILRDHQLQREDLWVREGKILNPEKLFFDEKGSADVQLDCKDSIIAPGFIDVQINGGFGVDFSLATDDFKSGIDLVSQKILSHGVTSFCPTLVTSPPSVYHQVLPQISVRNGGGHGAGILGAHLEGPFISKEKKGAHPEHCLRTFEAGAFQDLLATYGSLDCVQIVTLAPEMKRSSEVIRELTKRGICVSLGHSVANLSQAEEAVQHGATFITHLFNAMLPFHHRDPGIVGLLTSDKIPAGRRVFYGMISDGIHTNPAALRIAHRAHPKGLVLVTDAMAGMGLAPGRHTLGQQVVEIDGLNTYIAGTKTLSGSVATMDTCVRHFQEATAEETQHIFKVLRSPETALSEKQQVSNVFGDCHLKMDEGQKSIEKGMNPDVVQVQPSKRQATDGVKQSDPTPEAKPELFTSSGSRFQFDFTLSETDPEADPGDSVAEHVQNNVRATKQENWNGALMFAASGQEPRFAFNFAITDEDCPHLQLLPASQHTEHVADPSLPTESAALPQATALQEPEVTQVTGNASKEDRSHVTSKIPETETAPADEAVTEKSTGGGAAQKKKKKKQKPPVSRNKTEETETNRKAMAEANSCQNTNTSHQDEKTSQSDEQLQKEVDWCVNQLELGLKTQKPTPKQAEEALRAIRTLRSDKAPLVKKRQLMRAMFGDYRKKMQEELCRELKLMETAAKSARIVELKGSICKKNGQFIRKCLGACRKSQGSAESPSESHGTLNRGLFNCTTPQEFHFNFF
- the AMDHD2 gene encoding N-acetylglucosamine-6-phosphate deacetylase isoform X1; translated protein: MPSNKSVSDAPIVQFTNCRILRDHQLQREDLWVREGKILNPEKLFFDEKGSADVQLDCKDSIIAPGFIDVQINGGFGVDFSLATDDFKSGIDLVSQKILSHGVTSFCPTLVTSPPSVYHQVLPQISVRNGGGHGAGILGAHLEGPFISKEKKGAHPEHCLRTFEAGAFQDLLATYGSLDCVQIVTLAPEMKRSSEVIRELTKRGICVSLGHSVANLSQAEEAVQHGATFITHLFNAMLPFHHRDPGIVGLLTSDKIPAGRRVFYGMISDGIHTNPAALRIAHRAHPKGLVLVTDAMAGMGLAPGRHTLGQQVVEIDGLNTYIAGTKTLSGSVATMDTCVRHFQEATGCSAETALEAASLHPAQLLGIEHKKGTLNYDSDAAEETQHIFKVLRSPETALSEKQQVSNVFGDCHLKMDEGQKSIEKGMNPDVVQVQPSKRQATDGVKQSDPTPEAKPELFTSSGSRFQFDFTLSETDPEADPGDSVAEHVQNNVRATKQENWNGALMFAASGQEPRFAFNFAITDEDCPHLQLLPASQHTEHVADPSLPTESAALPQATALQEPEVTQVTGNASKEDRSHVTSKIPETETAPADEAVTEKSTGGGAAQKKKKKKQKPPVSRNKTEETETNRKAMAEANSCQNTNTSHQDEKTSQSDEQLQKEVDWCVNQLELGLKTQKPTPKQAEEALRAIRTLRSDKAPLVKKRQLMRAMFGDYRKKMQEELCRELKLMETAAKSARIVELKGSICKKNGQFIRKCLGACRKSQGSAESPSESHGTLNRGLFNCTTPQEFHFNFF
- the AMDHD2 gene encoding N-acetylglucosamine-6-phosphate deacetylase isoform X8, whose amino-acid sequence is MGRGIRHWSVFPGHSVANLSQAEEAVQHGATFITHLFNAMLPFHHRDPGIVGLLTSDKIPAGRRVFYGMISDGIHTNPAALRIAHRAHPKGLVLVTDAMAGMGLAPGRHTLGQQVVEIDGLNTYIAGTKTLSGSVATMDTCVRHFQEATGCSAETALEAASLHPAQLLGIEHKKGTLNYDSDAAEETQHIFKVLRSPETALSEKQQVSNVFGDCHLKMDEGQKSIEKGMNPDVVQVQPSKRQATDGVKQSDPTPEAKPELFTSSGSRFQFDFTLSETDPEADPGDSVAEHVQNNVRATKQENWNGALMFAASGQEPRFAFNFAITDEDCPHLQLLPASQHTEHVADPSLPTESAALPQATALQEPEVTQVTGNASKEDRSHVTSKIPETETAPADEAVTEKSTGGGAAQKKKKKKQKPPVSRNKTEETETNRKAMAEANSCQNTNTSHQDEKTSQSDEQLQKEVDWCVNQLELGLKTQKPTPKQAEEALRAIRTLRSDKAPLVKKRQLMRAMFGDYRKKMQEELCRELKLMETAAKSARIVELKGSICKKNGQFIRKCLGACRKSQGSAESPSESHGTLNRGLFNCTTPQEFHFNFF
- the AMDHD2 gene encoding N-acetylglucosamine-6-phosphate deacetylase isoform X10, whose product is MAKSNFACGCCCRASDPLWPAEETQHIFKVLRSPETALSEKQQVSNVFGDCHLKMDEGQKSIEKGMNPDVVQVQPSKRQATDGVKQSDPTPEAKPELFTSSGSRFQFDFTLSETDPEADPGDSVAEHVQNNVRATKQENWNGALMFAASGQEPRFAFNFAITDEDCPHLQLLPASQHTEHVADPSLPTESAALPQATALQEPEVTQVTGNASKEDRSHVTSKIPETETAPADEAVTEKSTGGGAAQKKKKKKQKPPVSRNKTEETETNRKAMAEANSCQNTNTSHQDEKTSQSDEQLQKEVDWCVNQLELGLKTQKPTPKQAEEALRAIRTLRSDKAPLVKKRQLMRAMFGDYRKKMQEELCRELKLMETAAKSARIVELKGSICKKNGQFIRKCLGACRKSQGSAESPSESHGTLNRGLFNCTTPQEFHFNFF
- the AMDHD2 gene encoding N-acetylglucosamine-6-phosphate deacetylase isoform X11 — protein: MDEGQKSIEKGMNPDVVQVQPSKRQATDGVKQSDPTPEAKPELFTSSGSRFQFDFTLSETDPEADPGDSVAEHVQNNVRATKQENWNGALMFAASGQEPRFAFNFAITDEDCPHLQLLPASQHTEHVADPSLPTESAALPQATALQEPEVTQVTGNASKEDRSHVTSKIPETETAPADEAVTEKSTGGGAAQKKKKKKQKPPVSRNKTEETETNRKAMAEANSCQNTNTSHQDEKTSQSDEQLQKEVDWCVNQLELGLKTQKPTPKQAEEALRAIRTLRSDKAPLVKKRQLMRAMFGDYRKKMQEELCRELKLMETAAKSARIVELKGSICKKNGQFIRKCLGACRKSQGSAESPSESHGTLNRGLFNCTTPQEFHFNFF